One Cricetulus griseus strain 17A/GY chromosome 5, alternate assembly CriGri-PICRH-1.0, whole genome shotgun sequence genomic window carries:
- the Plekhg3 gene encoding pleckstrin homology domain-containing family G member 3 isoform X7, with amino-acid sequence MPVSTTLHQDGSQERPPSLMSTTSSSGSSRDSHSAMEEPTGSEASAQNGTGSPWSRHVPNSNNSSGWLNMKGPLSPFNGRAGTGPAYHKLNYLGRVVREIVETERMYVQDLRSIVEDYLSKIIDTPGLLKPEQVSALFGNIESIYALNSQLLRDLDSCNNDPVAVASCFVERSQEFDIYTQYCNNYPNSVAALTECMQDKQQAKFFRDRQELLQHSLPLGSYLLKPVQRILKYHLLLQEIAKHFDEEEDGFEVVVDAIDTMTCVAWYINDMKRRHEHAVRLQEIQSLLINWKGPDLTTFGELVLEATFRVHRVRNERTFFLFDKILLITKKRGDHFVYKGHIPCSSLMLIESTKDSLCFTLTHYKHSKQQYSIQAKTAEEKRSWTHHIKRLILENHHATIPQKAKEAILEMDSYYPSRYRCSPERLKKAWSSQDEVSTHVRQGRRQSEPGYTLFSRATLPSRQQGLEMPGLKGRRKSEPPRHLLRQLNDKAARAAGMKGKRHRESEGSKSCRRPSDRSPTSAEKRMSFESVSSLPEVETDPELGADQEAFTALEVPSTEEMPSDSESPEVLETQLHAPKGLLGVDSPVDVVDFVEPVGPEDLKALSSEEEEEEEGMGTTQESDSLLPPSVLDQASVIAERFASSFSRRSSLAMEDGKSSGLGTPRLISRSSSVLSLEGSEKGLARWGSTGDSLSNPPTPEVVISADMVTDNGPSVNGTESTNSDSGCLAEPGSSCKKKESALSTRDRQLLDKIKNYYENAEHHDAGFSIRRRESLSYIPKGLVRSSVSRFNSLPKPDMEPAAPLGYKRPGSSRPASWALFDLPGPSQSGTGDPAPVTDAEFRPSSEIVKIWERMESSERSPQTGPGQSQANGFELQEPLFILEEHELGAITEEFAVASPESSSPPEQPNPAHLAQELKELVKELSSGAQGELVTPLHPRIVQLSHVMDSHMSERVKNKVYQLARQYSLRIKNIKTARPPLQWDKATPDQDEQIPTISGLPEEEAVELLGGKARRKPVLSLLSYEQLMAQDQGTSKFSSAAETSPRRVSLSPSALSPRTTSPGSQPSTRSPLSPFDTETFNWPDVRELCSKYTSHDKAAQAESNWPRGLLVNRSRSLPENIVEPPVSGKVGLCCSMNTKRPQQGGEASHPPPSHPPPQSSLNGGESLYITADLTLENNHRVIVMEKGPHPISTVGLEEGSGKEPSSPVVLKGRGQGFQECAEYHQPKEEGPRDPADTSKQGRVRNLREKFQALNSVG; translated from the exons ATGCCCGTCTCTACTACCCTCCACCAAGATGGCAGCCAGGAGCGGCCACCAAGCCTAATGTCTACCACTTCCTCATCTGGCTCCTCCCGTGACAGCCACAGTGCCATGGAGGAGCCCACAGGCTCTGAGGCTTCAGCCCAGAATGGGACAGGCTCCCCTTGGAGCCGGCATGTTCCCAACAGCAACAACTCCAGTGGCTGGCTGAACATGAAGGGACCCCTCTCCCCATTCAACGGTCGTGCAGGGACAGGTCCTGCCTATCATAAGCTCAACTACCTGGGCCGGGTGGTTCGAGAGATTGTGGAAACTGAGCGCATGTATGTACAGGACCTTCGGAGCATTGTGGAG GACTACCTCTCGAAGATCATTGATACTCCCGGGCTCCTGAAGCCAGAGCAAGTCAGTGCCCTCTTTGGAAACATAGAGAGCATCTATGCACTGAACAG CCAGCTTCTCAGAGATCTGGACAGCTGCAATAATGACCCTGTGgctgtggccagctgctttgtggAAAGG AGCCAAGAGTTTGACATCTACACTCAGTATTGCAACAACTACCCCAA CTCAGTAGCAGCCCTGACTGAGTGCATGCAGGACAAGCAACAGGCCAAGTTCTTCCGAGACCGGCAGGAGCTGCTGCAACACTCTCTGCCTCTGGGCTCCTACCTGCTGAAGCCTGTCCAGCGCATCCTCAAATACCACCTGCTGCTCCAG GAAATTGCCAAACATTTTGATGAAGAAGAGGATGGCTTTGAGGTGGTAGTGGATGCCATTGACACAATGACATGTGTGGCCTGGTATATCAATGACATGAAGAGGAGACATGAGCACGCGGTTCGGCTACAG GAGATCCAGTCACTGCTCATTAACTGGAAGGGACCAGACCTGACCACCTTTGGAGAACTGGTCCTGGAAGCCACCTTCCGTGTACACCGCGTGCGCAACGAGAGAACTTTCTTCCTCTTTGACAAGATACTTCTCATCACCAAGAAGCGGGGTGATCACTTCGTCTACAAGGGTCACATTCCG TGCTCATCGCTGATGCTGATCGAAAGTACCAAAGACTCCCTCTGCTTTACCCTCACACACTATAAGCACAGCAAGCAGCAATACAGCATCCAG GCCAAGACTGCAGAGGAGAAACGGAGCTGGACCCACCACATCAAAAGGCTCATCCTGGAGAACCACCACGCCACCATCCCCCAGAAG GCCAAGGAAGCCATCTTGGAAATGGACTCCTATT ATCCCAGTAGGTATCGCTGTAGCCCAGAGCGGCTGAAGAAGGCGTGGTCCTCCCAGGATGAGGTGTCTACCCATGTACGCCAAGGACGCCGGCAGTCTG AGCCTGGTTATACCCTGTTCAGCAGGGCAACACTTCCCAGCAGGCAGCAAGGATTGGAGATGCCAGGCCTTAAGGGCCGTAGAAAGTCGG AGCCACCCAGACACTTGCTCAGGCAACTGAATGACAAAG CAGCCAGAGCAGCAGGAATGAAG GGAAAGAGACACAGGGAATCTGAAGGCTCTAAAAGCTGCAGAAGGCCCAGCGACCGGTCTCCAACTAGTGCAGAGAAACGCATGAGCTTTGAGTCTGTTTCTTCCCTGCCAGAG GTTGAGACAGATCCTGAGCTTGGGGCCGATCAGGAGGCCTTTACTGCCTTGGaagttcccagcactgaagagatgCCTTCAGACTCAGAATCTCCAGAAGTTCTGGAAACACAGCTTCATGCCCCCAAGGGGCTGCTGGGGGTGGACAGCCCAGTTGATGTAGTGGACTTTGTGGAACCTGTGGGCCCTGAGGACCTTAAGGCCCTGAgtagtgaggaggaggaggaagaggagggaatgggaactaCCCAGGAGTCCGACAGCCTTCTGCCACCCTCAGTGCTGGACCAGGCCAGTGTCATTGCTGAGCGGTTTGCCAGTAGCTTCTCTCGGCGGAGCAGCCTGGCAATGGAGGATGGCAAGTCCAGTGGCCTTGGGACACCACGACTTATCAGCCGGAGCAGCAGTGTGCTCAGCCTGGAGGGCAGTGAGAAGGGCCTAGCTCGATGGGGCAGCACTGGGGACTCTCTCAGCAACCCACCCACCCCAGAAGTGGTCATCAGTGCAGACATGGTCACAGACAATGGCCCTTCTGTCAATGGGACAGAATCTACAAATTCGGACTCAGGCTGCCTCGCGGAACCAGGATCTTCCTGCAAGAAAAAGGAATCAGCACTGTCCACCCGAGACCGGCAGTTGCTGGACAAAATCAAGAACTACTATGAAAATGCAGAGCACCACGATGCAGGCTTCAGCATCCGTCGGCGGGAGAGCCTCTCCTATATCCCTAAAGGATTAGTACGAAGCTCTGTGTCCAGGTTCAACAGCCTTCCCAAGCCAGATATGGAGCCAGCAGCTCCACTTGGGTACAAGAGGCCGGGAAGTTCTCGGCCAGCCTCGTGGGCCTTGTTTGACCTCCCAGGACCCAGCCAGTCAGGCACAGGGGACCCAGCTCCTGTCACAGATGCTGAGTTCCGCCCATCTTCAGAAATTGTGAAGATATGGGAGAGAATGGAGTCTTCTGAGAGAAGTCCTCAGACAGGGCCTGGCCAGAGCCAGGCCAATGGCTTTGAGCTACAAGAGCCACTGTTCATTTTGGAGGAACATGAGCTGGGGGCCATCACTGAGGAGTTTGCCGTGGCTTCTCCGGAAAGTTCCTCTCCCCCCGAGCAGCCCAACCCAGCCCACCTGGCCCAGGAGCTGAAAGAGCTGGTGAAAGAGCTGAGCAGCGGGGCCCAGGGGGAGCTGGTTACCCCACTGCATCCCCGTATTGTACAGCTCTCCCATGTGATGGACAGCCATATGAGCGAGCGTGTCAAGAACAAGGTCTACCAGCTGGCCCGCCAGTACAGCCTCCGAATTAAGAACATCAAGACAGCTAGGCCACCTCTGCAGTGGGATAAAGCAACTCCTGACCAGGATGAGCAGATCCCCACCATCTCCGGCCTGCCAGAAGAGGAAGCTGTAGAGCTGTTAGGGGGCAAAG ccagGAGAAAGCCTGTGCTGTCACTCCTCAGCTATGAGCAGCTGATGGCTCAAGATCAGGGCACCTCCAAATTTTCCTCTGCTGCGGAGACCTCCCCACGCCGTGTCTCCCTCAGCCCTTCCGCGCTCAGCCCAAGAACCACCTCCCCCGGGTCTCAGCCTTCTACTCGGAGCCCTCTCAGCCCCTTCGACACTGAGACCTTCAACTGGCCTGATGTCCGAGAGCTCTGCTCCAAATATACGTCCCATGACAAGGCTGCCCAAGCCGAGAGCAACTGGCCACGTGGCCTGCTGGTCAACCGGAGCCGCTCCTTGCCTGAGAACATAGTAGAGCCTCCTGTGTCTGGCAAGGTGGGCCTCTGCTGCAGCATGAACACTAAGAGGCCCCAGCAAGGTGGGGAGGCATCCCACCCTCCACCTTCTCACCCTCCTCCTCAAAGCAGCCTGAATGGAGGTGAATCTCTGTATATCACCGCAGACCTTACCCTGGAGAACAACCATCGAGTGATTGTCATGGAGAAGGGGCCCCATCCTATCTCCACTGTGGGGCTGGAGGAGGGCAGTGGGAAGGAACCAAGTTCCCCAGTGGTTTTGAAGGGACGGGGCCAAGGTTTTCAGGAGTGTGCAGagtaccaccagcccaaggaAGAAGGTCCCAGGGACCCAGCTGACACAAGCAAGCAGGGTAGAGTGAGAAACCTGAGGGAGAAATtccaggccttgaactctgtgGGTTGA
- the Plekhg3 gene encoding pleckstrin homology domain-containing family G member 3 isoform X3 — translation MPVSTTLHQDGSQERPPSLMSTTSSSGSSRDSHSAMEEPTGSEASAQNGTGSPWSRHVPNSNNSSGWLNMKGPLSPFNGRAGTGPAYHKLNYLGRVVREIVETERMYVQDLRSIVEDYLSKIIDTPGLLKPEQVSALFGNIESIYALNSQLLRDLDSCNNDPVAVASCFVERSQEFDIYTQYCNNYPNSVAALTECMQDKQQAKFFRDRQELLQHSLPLGSYLLKPVQRILKYHLLLQEIAKHFDEEEDGFEVVVDAIDTMTCVAWYINDMKRRHEHAVRLQEIQSLLINWKGPDLTTFGELVLEATFRVHRVRNERTFFLFDKILLITKKRGDHFVYKGHIPCSSLMLIESTKDSLCFTLTHYKHSKQQYSIQAKTAEEKRSWTHHIKRLILENHHATIPQKAKEAILEMDSYYPSRYRCSPERLKKAWSSQDEVSTHVRQGRRQSEPGYTLFSRATLPSRQQGLEMPGLKGRRKSEPPRHLLRQLNDKAARAAGMKHAGSAGALLDFGQLPRARDLQPEAEGAAREELEEEEAIAKEEQQQQTFPVSLEDLAGHEGSEKEPGPELPGSEEEEEEEEEESLAVAEQGKRHRESEGSKSCRRPSDRSPTSAEKRMSFESVSSLPEVETDPELGADQEAFTALEVPSTEEMPSDSESPEVLETQLHAPKGLLGVDSPVDVVDFVEPVGPEDLKALSSEEEEEEEGMGTTQESDSLLPPSVLDQASVIAERFASSFSRRSSLAMEDGKSSGLGTPRLISRSSSVLSLEGSEKGLARWGSTGDSLSNPPTPEVVISADMVTDNGPSVNGTESTNSDSGCLAEPGSSCKKKESALSTRDRQLLDKIKNYYENAEHHDAGFSIRRRESLSYIPKGLVRSSVSRFNSLPKPDMEPAAPLGYKRPGSSRPASWALFDLPGPSQSGTGDPAPVTDAEFRPSSEIVKIWERMESSERSPQTGPGQSQANGFELQEPLFILEEHELGAITEEFAVASPESSSPPEQPNPAHLAQELKELVKELSSGAQGELVTPLHPRIVQLSHVMDSHMSERVKNKVYQLARQYSLRIKNIKTARPPLQWDKATPDQDEQIPTISGLPEEEAVELLGGKARRKPVLSLLSYEQLMAQDQGTSKFSSAAETSPRRVSLSPSALSPRTTSPGSQPSTRSPLSPFDTETFNWPDVRELCSKYTSHDKAAQAESNWPRGLLVNRSRSLPENIVEPPVSGKVGLCCSMNTKRPQQGGEASHPPPSHPPPQSSLNGGESLYITADLTLENNHRVIVMEKGPHPISTVGLEEGSGKEPSSPVVLKGRGQGFQECAEYHQPKEEGPRDPADTSKQGRVRNLREKFQALNSVG, via the exons ATGCCCGTCTCTACTACCCTCCACCAAGATGGCAGCCAGGAGCGGCCACCAAGCCTAATGTCTACCACTTCCTCATCTGGCTCCTCCCGTGACAGCCACAGTGCCATGGAGGAGCCCACAGGCTCTGAGGCTTCAGCCCAGAATGGGACAGGCTCCCCTTGGAGCCGGCATGTTCCCAACAGCAACAACTCCAGTGGCTGGCTGAACATGAAGGGACCCCTCTCCCCATTCAACGGTCGTGCAGGGACAGGTCCTGCCTATCATAAGCTCAACTACCTGGGCCGGGTGGTTCGAGAGATTGTGGAAACTGAGCGCATGTATGTACAGGACCTTCGGAGCATTGTGGAG GACTACCTCTCGAAGATCATTGATACTCCCGGGCTCCTGAAGCCAGAGCAAGTCAGTGCCCTCTTTGGAAACATAGAGAGCATCTATGCACTGAACAG CCAGCTTCTCAGAGATCTGGACAGCTGCAATAATGACCCTGTGgctgtggccagctgctttgtggAAAGG AGCCAAGAGTTTGACATCTACACTCAGTATTGCAACAACTACCCCAA CTCAGTAGCAGCCCTGACTGAGTGCATGCAGGACAAGCAACAGGCCAAGTTCTTCCGAGACCGGCAGGAGCTGCTGCAACACTCTCTGCCTCTGGGCTCCTACCTGCTGAAGCCTGTCCAGCGCATCCTCAAATACCACCTGCTGCTCCAG GAAATTGCCAAACATTTTGATGAAGAAGAGGATGGCTTTGAGGTGGTAGTGGATGCCATTGACACAATGACATGTGTGGCCTGGTATATCAATGACATGAAGAGGAGACATGAGCACGCGGTTCGGCTACAG GAGATCCAGTCACTGCTCATTAACTGGAAGGGACCAGACCTGACCACCTTTGGAGAACTGGTCCTGGAAGCCACCTTCCGTGTACACCGCGTGCGCAACGAGAGAACTTTCTTCCTCTTTGACAAGATACTTCTCATCACCAAGAAGCGGGGTGATCACTTCGTCTACAAGGGTCACATTCCG TGCTCATCGCTGATGCTGATCGAAAGTACCAAAGACTCCCTCTGCTTTACCCTCACACACTATAAGCACAGCAAGCAGCAATACAGCATCCAG GCCAAGACTGCAGAGGAGAAACGGAGCTGGACCCACCACATCAAAAGGCTCATCCTGGAGAACCACCACGCCACCATCCCCCAGAAG GCCAAGGAAGCCATCTTGGAAATGGACTCCTATT ATCCCAGTAGGTATCGCTGTAGCCCAGAGCGGCTGAAGAAGGCGTGGTCCTCCCAGGATGAGGTGTCTACCCATGTACGCCAAGGACGCCGGCAGTCTG AGCCTGGTTATACCCTGTTCAGCAGGGCAACACTTCCCAGCAGGCAGCAAGGATTGGAGATGCCAGGCCTTAAGGGCCGTAGAAAGTCGG AGCCACCCAGACACTTGCTCAGGCAACTGAATGACAAAG CAGCCAGAGCAGCAGGAATGAAG CATGCAGGCAGTGCTGGGGCCCTCCTGGACTTTGGGCAGCTGCCCCGTGCACGGGACCTTCAGCCAGAGGCTGAGGGGGCTGCCCGGGAGGAGcttgaggaagaggaggcaatAGCAAAGgaggaacagcagcagcagaccTTCCCAGTCTCCCTGGAAGACCTGGCAGGGCATGAAGGCAGTGAGAAGGAGCCTGGGCCAGAGCTCCCAGgctcagaggaggaagaggaggaggaggaggaggagagtctGGCAGTGGCGGAGCAG GGAAAGAGACACAGGGAATCTGAAGGCTCTAAAAGCTGCAGAAGGCCCAGCGACCGGTCTCCAACTAGTGCAGAGAAACGCATGAGCTTTGAGTCTGTTTCTTCCCTGCCAGAG GTTGAGACAGATCCTGAGCTTGGGGCCGATCAGGAGGCCTTTACTGCCTTGGaagttcccagcactgaagagatgCCTTCAGACTCAGAATCTCCAGAAGTTCTGGAAACACAGCTTCATGCCCCCAAGGGGCTGCTGGGGGTGGACAGCCCAGTTGATGTAGTGGACTTTGTGGAACCTGTGGGCCCTGAGGACCTTAAGGCCCTGAgtagtgaggaggaggaggaagaggagggaatgggaactaCCCAGGAGTCCGACAGCCTTCTGCCACCCTCAGTGCTGGACCAGGCCAGTGTCATTGCTGAGCGGTTTGCCAGTAGCTTCTCTCGGCGGAGCAGCCTGGCAATGGAGGATGGCAAGTCCAGTGGCCTTGGGACACCACGACTTATCAGCCGGAGCAGCAGTGTGCTCAGCCTGGAGGGCAGTGAGAAGGGCCTAGCTCGATGGGGCAGCACTGGGGACTCTCTCAGCAACCCACCCACCCCAGAAGTGGTCATCAGTGCAGACATGGTCACAGACAATGGCCCTTCTGTCAATGGGACAGAATCTACAAATTCGGACTCAGGCTGCCTCGCGGAACCAGGATCTTCCTGCAAGAAAAAGGAATCAGCACTGTCCACCCGAGACCGGCAGTTGCTGGACAAAATCAAGAACTACTATGAAAATGCAGAGCACCACGATGCAGGCTTCAGCATCCGTCGGCGGGAGAGCCTCTCCTATATCCCTAAAGGATTAGTACGAAGCTCTGTGTCCAGGTTCAACAGCCTTCCCAAGCCAGATATGGAGCCAGCAGCTCCACTTGGGTACAAGAGGCCGGGAAGTTCTCGGCCAGCCTCGTGGGCCTTGTTTGACCTCCCAGGACCCAGCCAGTCAGGCACAGGGGACCCAGCTCCTGTCACAGATGCTGAGTTCCGCCCATCTTCAGAAATTGTGAAGATATGGGAGAGAATGGAGTCTTCTGAGAGAAGTCCTCAGACAGGGCCTGGCCAGAGCCAGGCCAATGGCTTTGAGCTACAAGAGCCACTGTTCATTTTGGAGGAACATGAGCTGGGGGCCATCACTGAGGAGTTTGCCGTGGCTTCTCCGGAAAGTTCCTCTCCCCCCGAGCAGCCCAACCCAGCCCACCTGGCCCAGGAGCTGAAAGAGCTGGTGAAAGAGCTGAGCAGCGGGGCCCAGGGGGAGCTGGTTACCCCACTGCATCCCCGTATTGTACAGCTCTCCCATGTGATGGACAGCCATATGAGCGAGCGTGTCAAGAACAAGGTCTACCAGCTGGCCCGCCAGTACAGCCTCCGAATTAAGAACATCAAGACAGCTAGGCCACCTCTGCAGTGGGATAAAGCAACTCCTGACCAGGATGAGCAGATCCCCACCATCTCCGGCCTGCCAGAAGAGGAAGCTGTAGAGCTGTTAGGGGGCAAAG ccagGAGAAAGCCTGTGCTGTCACTCCTCAGCTATGAGCAGCTGATGGCTCAAGATCAGGGCACCTCCAAATTTTCCTCTGCTGCGGAGACCTCCCCACGCCGTGTCTCCCTCAGCCCTTCCGCGCTCAGCCCAAGAACCACCTCCCCCGGGTCTCAGCCTTCTACTCGGAGCCCTCTCAGCCCCTTCGACACTGAGACCTTCAACTGGCCTGATGTCCGAGAGCTCTGCTCCAAATATACGTCCCATGACAAGGCTGCCCAAGCCGAGAGCAACTGGCCACGTGGCCTGCTGGTCAACCGGAGCCGCTCCTTGCCTGAGAACATAGTAGAGCCTCCTGTGTCTGGCAAGGTGGGCCTCTGCTGCAGCATGAACACTAAGAGGCCCCAGCAAGGTGGGGAGGCATCCCACCCTCCACCTTCTCACCCTCCTCCTCAAAGCAGCCTGAATGGAGGTGAATCTCTGTATATCACCGCAGACCTTACCCTGGAGAACAACCATCGAGTGATTGTCATGGAGAAGGGGCCCCATCCTATCTCCACTGTGGGGCTGGAGGAGGGCAGTGGGAAGGAACCAAGTTCCCCAGTGGTTTTGAAGGGACGGGGCCAAGGTTTTCAGGAGTGTGCAGagtaccaccagcccaaggaAGAAGGTCCCAGGGACCCAGCTGACACAAGCAAGCAGGGTAGAGTGAGAAACCTGAGGGAGAAATtccaggccttgaactctgtgGGTTGA